The sequence CGCGCGCTCGGCGGCGCCTTGCGCGGCGGGATGATTTTTCGCCAATTCGACCATGCGCCCTTCGCATTCGTGCAGGTGGCGGTAAATCCAGTCGTTGCTCCCATTCAACCACACTTCGTAGAATCCCTTATCGCCCCATGACGAGGCGGCGGGCTGCACCGATTGCAGCACGGGATGGCGCTCCAGATATTCGCTGGGCGTAATCGCGGAGATCTCCTTCTGATCGTGAGCCATTTTGCGGAATAGATATTCCAAAAACTGCGGCCCTTCATACCACCAATGCCCGTACAGTTCGGCGTCGTAGGGGGCGACGATCAAGGGAGGGCGGTCTAAGAATTGCCGCAGATAATCGACCTGGTGCTGGCGGTTGAACATGAAGTTTCCCGCATGTTCCGCCGCGCGTTCGCGGGCGATGGCGGGGCGATACGGCTGTTTTTCGGAAAGGTCTACCTCGCCGGTGATGCGGTAGTATTTGAAGCCGATATTGCGGCGGATTCCGTCGTGGTGGAGATAGGGGCGGATGTACTCGTAGGGCGCATCGTAGCCCAAATCCCGGTAGAATTCGCGGTATTCCACATCCCCCGGATAGCCGGAATCGCGGCTCCACACTTGTTTGGAGGATTCCACATCGCGCCCGAAGACGGCTACGTTGAAGGGAGACAAAATGGGCGCATAGACGCCGTACTTGGGACGGGGAGCGCCGTAGAGGATGCCGTGGGAATCGATGAAGAAGAAGCGGATGCCCGCCTCTTCCAGAAATTCGTCGGCGCCGATCTCGTAGCCGCATTCCGCCAGCCAGATGCCGCGCGGCGGGCGTCCGAAGTGCTTTTCGTAATTCTTCTTCGCCGTCAGAATCTGCGCCCGCTTGGCGTTGGACGTGTTCATCAATGGCAAAAAGCCGTGCGTGGCGCAGCAGGTGATAACCTCCAAGGCTCCGGCGTCCTGCAGCCGCTTGAAGCCTTCCACGAGGTTGCGATGGCATCGGCGAAAGACGGACAGCGCCCGCAGAACGTCATCTTGCTGCTTTTTGGCGGCGCCGTGGAATTCGGCCATCGATTTTTGCGATGTGCGGTGGACTTCTTTTTCCGCCAATTCCGCCTGTTTTTCCATGCGTCTTTTGTAGCGTTCCTGCAACAGCGGGTCTGCCAGCATCTCCGCCAGCGGCGGAGTGATCGACATGGTAACGCGAAAGAAGGTTCCATCGTCCGCCATACGTTCGTAAGCGTCCAGCAGCGGGATATACGTTTCCGTCATCGCCTCGAAAAGCCAATCTTCTTCCAAAAACTCCTCATGTTCCGGATGGCGGATGAAGGGCAGATGGGCGTGCAGCGTTAAACTCAAATAACCGTACGGCTCAGGCATGGACTAATACTCCTTTACGCGGAGGACTTGCTCGATGGAACGTTTCATTTTTTTTACGTTTTCGAATCACGAAAACGCGAAATGGCTCGAATTTCACGAAATTTTCGAATCACGGATTTCATGGATTCTATAGGATTTCACGGAAAAAAACCACTTCACGGCGCATCCTATCTAAATTTCTTCGCTCTTCGCCGCCGGCTTCATATACCGCAAGGCGACGAAGCCCAATACTCCTAGAGCCAGCATAGCCGCTAAAAACAGATCGAAATTCTTCAACAAAAATTGCGCCTTCTCGCCAAAGTAATAGAGCAAAAAGCCGACGATATAAAATCTTCCCGCCCGGCCCGCCAGCGACGTCAGCATAAACGGCCAAAAGCGGATGCGGCATAGGCCGCCGCCGATGGTGAAGACTTTATAGGGGATGGGAGTAAACGCTGCAATCAACACCGCCCAGACGTCGTATTTCTGGTACATCGCCTCCACCATCTCGAATTTTTCATGGGTAAAGATGCGTCCGATGAAACGAGTCGTTACCAGCCATTCCACTAAAGGACGTCCGCCGTACAGCCCGATCGCATAGCCGCACGCCCCGCCCAAAACCGACCCTGTCGTCAAGACGAACGCAAGGAAAAACGCTTTTTCCGGCTTCAACACACCCATGAAAATATAGGGAATATCCGGCGGGATGGGAAAAAACGACGATTCCGCGAACGCCAGACACCACAACGCCGTTACGGCGTTATGCGTAATCTCTCCCCCCTGCACTACCAGCGATTTCGTCCACTC comes from Candidatus Omnitrophota bacterium and encodes:
- a CDS encoding VTT domain-containing protein; amino-acid sequence: MFAGLLEWTKSLVVQGGEITHNAVTALWCLAFAESSFFPIPPDIPYIFMGVLKPEKAFFLAFVLTTGSVLGGACGYAIGLYGGRPLVEWLVTTRFIGRIFTHEKFEMVEAMYQKYDVWAVLIAAFTPIPYKVFTIGGGLCRIRFWPFMLTSLAGRAGRFYIVGFLLYYFGEKAQFLLKNFDLFLAAMLALGVLGFVALRYMKPAAKSEEI
- a CDS encoding 1,4-alpha-glucan branching protein domain-containing protein, whose amino-acid sequence is MPEPYGYLSLTLHAHLPFIRHPEHEEFLEEDWLFEAMTETYIPLLDAYERMADDGTFFRVTMSITPPLAEMLADPLLQERYKRRMEKQAELAEKEVHRTSQKSMAEFHGAAKKQQDDVLRALSVFRRCHRNLVEGFKRLQDAGALEVITCCATHGFLPLMNTSNAKRAQILTAKKNYEKHFGRPPRGIWLAECGYEIGADEFLEEAGIRFFFIDSHGILYGAPRPKYGVYAPILSPFNVAVFGRDVESSKQVWSRDSGYPGDVEYREFYRDLGYDAPYEYIRPYLHHDGIRRNIGFKYYRITGEVDLSEKQPYRPAIARERAAEHAGNFMFNRQHQVDYLRQFLDRPPLIVAPYDAELYGHWWYEGPQFLEYLFRKMAHDQKEISAITPSEYLERHPVLQSVQPAASSWGDKGFYEVWLNGSNDWIYRHLHECEGRMVELAKNHPAAQGAAERALNQAARELLLAQSSDWAFIMTTGTAVSYAVRRTREHVYRFHTLYEQIKNNQIDDGFLRDLEWKDSIFQEIDYRVYA